Proteins encoded by one window of Vigna radiata var. radiata cultivar VC1973A chromosome 5, Vradiata_ver6, whole genome shotgun sequence:
- the LOC106759661 gene encoding probable CCR4-associated factor 1 homolog 7: MSIIPKGDSVQIREVWNDNLEEEFALIREIVDEYNYVAMDTEFPGVVLRPVGNFKNINDYNYQTLKDNVDMLKLIQLGLTFSDENGNLPTCGTESPCIWQFNFREFNISEDIFASDSIELLRQCGIDFKKNSEKGIDVNRFGELLMSSGIVLNDAVHWVTFHSGYDFGYLLKLLTCRSLPDTQAGFFDLIKMYFPMVYDIKHLMKFCNSLHGGLNKLAELLEVERVGVCHQAGSDSLLTSCTFRKLRDTFFSGSTEKYAGVLYGLGVESGQTN; the protein is encoded by the coding sequence ATGTCGATTATACCGAAAGGCGATTCGGTTCAAATCAGGGAGGTTTGGAACGATAACCTCGAAGAGGAGTTCGCGTTGATCCGCGAAATCGTGGACGAGTATAACTACGTGGCGATGGATACCGAGTTCCCCGGCGTGGTACTCCGTCCGGTGGGGAATTTCAAGAACATCAACGACTACAACTACCAAACGTTGAAGGATAACGTTGACATGTTGAAGCTGATCCAATTAGGTCTCACCTTCTCCGATGAGAACGGGAACCTCCCTACCTGCGGCACCGAGAGTCCCTGCATCTGGCAATTCAACTTTCGCGAGTTCAACATCAGCGAAGACATCTTCGCTAGCGATTCGATCGAGTTGTTGCGCCAGTGCGGGATCGATTTCAAAAAGAACAGCGAGAAGGGAATCGACGTGAACCGGTTTGGGGAGCTTCTCATGTCCTCTGGAATTGTGCTGAACGACGCCGTTCATTGGGTTACCTTTCACAGCGGCTACGATTTTGGCTACCTTCTTAAGCTGTTGACATGCCGAAGCTTGCCGGATACGCAGGCTGGGTTCTTCGATTTGATCAAGATGTATTTCCCGATGGTGTATGATATCAAGCATCTGATGAAGTTCTGCAACAGCCTCCATGGTGGGTTGAACAAGCTTGCGGAGTTGTTGGAGGTGGAAAGGGTTGGTGTGTGCCATCAGGCTGGGTCTGATAGTTTACTCACTTCTTGTACATTTAGAAAGTTGAGGGATACATTCTTCAGTGGCTCAACGGAGAAATATGCTGGTGTCTTGTATGGTTTAGGTGTTGAAAGTGGACAGActaattga